From the Kogia breviceps isolate mKogBre1 chromosome 3, mKogBre1 haplotype 1, whole genome shotgun sequence genome, one window contains:
- the TMEM30B gene encoding cell cycle control protein 50B: MTWSATARGANQPDNTAFTQQRLPAWQPLLSASITLPLFFCAGLAFIGLGLGLYYSSNGIKELEYDYTGDPGTGNCSVCAAAGQDRAPPPRCSCAWYFSLPELFQGPVYLYYELTNFYQNNRRYGVSRDDSQLSGLPSALRHPVNECYPYQYSAAGLPIAPCGAIANSLFNDSFSLWHQRLPGGPYVEVPLDRTGIAWWTDYHVKFRNPPLVNGSLALAFQGTAPPPSWHRPVYELSPDPNNTGFINQDFVVWMRTAALPTFRKLYARIRQGNYSAGLPRGTYRVNITYNYPVRVFGGHKLLIFSSISWMGGKNPFLGIAYLVVGSLCILTGFVMLVVYIRYQDQNDEDEDDE; the protein is encoded by the coding sequence ATGACCTGGAGCGCCACCGCCCGGGGCGCCAACCAGCCCGACAACACCGCGTTCACTCAGCAGCGCCTCCCCGCCTGGCAGCCGCTGCTGTCAGCCAGCATCACGCTGCCGCTCTTCTTCTGCGCCGGCCTGGCCTTCAtcggcctgggcctgggcctctaCTACTCCTCCAACGGCATCAAGGAGCTCGAGTACGACTACACCGGCGACCCGGGCACCGGCAACTGCTCGGTGTGCGCCGCCGCCGGCCAGGACCGTGCGCCGCCGCCCCGCTGCTCGTGCGCCTGGTACTTCTCGCTGCCCGAGCTCTTCCAGGGCCCCGTGTACCTGTACTACGAGCTGACCAACTTCTACCAGAACAACCGGCGCTACGGCGTGTCCCGCGACGACTCGCAGCTGAGCGGGCTGCCGAGTGCGCTGCGCCACCCGGTCAACGAGTGCTACCCCTACCAGTACAGCGCGGCTGGCCTGCCCATCGCCCCCTGCGGCGCCATCGCCAACAGCCTCTTCAACGACTCCTTCTCGCTGTGGCACCAGCGCCTGCCCGGCGGGCCCTACGTCGAGGTGCCGCTCGACCGCACCGGCATCGCCTGGTGGACCGACTACCACGTCAAGTTCCGCAACCCGCCGCTGGTGAACGGCAGCCTGGCGTTGGCCTTCCAAGGCACCGCGCCCCCGCCCAGCTGGCACCGGCCGGTCTACGAGCTCAGCCCAGACCCGAACAACACCGGCTTCATTAACCAGGACTTCGTGGTATGGATGCGCACGGCGGCGCTGCCCACGTTCCGCAAGCTGTACGCGCGCATCCGCCAGGGCAACTACTCGGCCGGGCTGCCGCGGGGCACCTACCGCGTCAATATCACCTACAACTACCCGGTGCGCGTCTTCGGCGGCCACAAGCTCCTCATCTTCAGCAGCATCTCGTGGATGGGCGGCAAGAATCCGTTCCTGGGCATCGCCTACTTGGTGGTCGGCTCCCTCTGCATCCTCACGGGCTTTGTCATGCTGGTCGTCTACATTCGCTACCAGGACCAGAACGACGAAGACGAGGACGACGAGTAA
- the LOC131753855 gene encoding probable E3 ubiquitin-protein ligase TRIML2, which produces MSKRLRSQLEQEIPEDICCEIHLEPPQLFCHDDQIMLCDKYFKSQEHKNQVVYGVQEAAENYRKLFQEILNTLKEKLEVAKSILADEQERMVMMQEEEQNFKVMIESEYRIRFLLMIEENKVNFQSLQGCRFNLNLREANQNQLMEFATKLKEKFQEILQRLNCLWREKMNKVKESEVSLSEQICRLQKSLQS; this is translated from the coding sequence ATGTCCAAAAGGCTCCGCTCCCAGTTAGAGCAAGAAATCCCAGAAGATATCTGCTGTGAGATACATCTGGAGCCACCACAGCTGTTCTGCCATGATGACCAAATCATGCTTTGTGACAAGTACTTCAAGTCCCAGGAGCACAAGAATCAGGTGGTGTATGGAGTACAAGAGGCTGCTGAGAATTATAGGAAGTTATTCCAGGAGATATTGAACACATTGAAGGAGAAACTTGAAGTAGCTAAAAGCATATTGGCTGATGAGCAAGAAAGAATGGTGATGATGCAGGAAGAAGAGCAGAATTTTAAAGTGATGATTGAGTCTGAATATAGGATAAGGTTCCTACTGATGATTGAAGAAAACAAAGTGAACTTCCAGAGCCTGCAAGGTTGCAGATTCAACCTGAACTTGAGAGAAGCCAATCAGAACCAACTGATGGAGTTTGCCACAAAGCTAAAGGAGAAGTTCCAGGAAATACTACAGAGACTGAACTGTTtgtggagagagaaaatgaataaagtgaaGGAGAGTGAAGTCAGTCTCTCTGAACAGATCTGCCGTCTCCAAAAATCACTGCAGAGCTAG